Proteins found in one Triticum aestivum cultivar Chinese Spring chromosome 4D, IWGSC CS RefSeq v2.1, whole genome shotgun sequence genomic segment:
- the LOC123099709 gene encoding uncharacterized protein — MAMTMADDYYAGDLDDVVHRLLPREILADVGIVVAGGRAPRSCEVRHRSDDHSALVEDLAAHLVGILGLDGAREQRAHAHPPHVRHEQGPRVRDGMEALVGGGQGGAGRHAPPPCWNNGAVPPRLPRLEPAAPVPAFANCHPPAMRHGSGTGTGVFLPRPEAYLQNSASSASPIPRNGAKPPRMLRKEAVIFAMRQQQQLMHLRAMAAEMERQREAFAAAFQGCPALAAPRQWTY, encoded by the exons ATGGCGATGACGATGGCTGACGACTACTACGCGGGGGATCTGGACGACGTCGTGCACCGGCTGCTGCCGCGGGAAATCTTGGCGGACGTGGGCATCGTCGTGGCCGGCGGCCGCGCCCCGCGTTCGTGCGAGGTGAGGCACCGCAGCGACGACCACTCCGCTTTGGTGGAGGACCTCGCGGCGCACCTCGTAGGCATCCTCGGCCTTGACGGCGCGAGAGAGCAGCGCGCCCATGCCCATCCTCCGCACGTGCGCCATGAGCAGGGACCCCGTGTCCGTGATGGGATGGAGGCTCTCGTCGGCGGTGGCCAAGGTGGAGCTGGGCGTCACGCGCCGCCTCCCTGCTGGAATAACGGTGCCGTGCCGCCGCGGCTTCCGAGGCTTGAGCCGGCCGCGCCAGTCCCCGCCTTCGCGAATTGCCATCCTCCGGCAATGCGCCACGGCAGTGGCACCGGCACCGGCGTGTTCCTGCCGCGCCCGGAGGCATACCTGCAAAACAGTGCATCCTCCGCATCCCCCATCCCCAGGAACG GTGCGAAGCCGCCGCGGATGCTGAGAAAGGAGGCTGTCATTTTCGcgatgcggcagcagcagcagctgatgcacctgcgggcgatggcggcggagaTGGAGCGGCAGAGGGAAGCGTTCGCCGCAGCGTTCCAAGGCTGCCCTGCGCTCGCGGCGCCACGGCAATGGACGTACTGA